A window of the Canis lupus baileyi chromosome 1, mCanLup2.hap1, whole genome shotgun sequence genome harbors these coding sequences:
- the LOC140605087 gene encoding cytochrome P450 2F2-like isoform X3, translated as MMFTALLLLLLLLLLLALARRSWGAQGTRTQGALPPGPTPLPLLGNLLQLESRRLDRALMELSGRWGPVFTVRLGPRPAVVLCGYSALRDALVLQADAFSGRGAMAVFERFTHGNGIVFSNGLRWRTLRNFALGALKEFGLGTRTIEERILEEAACLLGEFQATTGAPFDPRRLLGNAVSNVICSVVFGNRYGYEDPEFQRLLDLFNDNFRIMSSRWGEMYNVFPTLLDWLPGPHHRIFQNFTELRVFISEQIQRHQQTRQPGKPRDFIDCFLDQMDKEQNDPESHFQEETLVMTTHNLFFGGTETTSTTLRYGLLILLKYPEVAAKVQAELDAVVGQSRTPRLGDREHLPYTNAVLHEIQRFISVLPLGLPRALTRDTHLHGYFLPKGTFVIPLLVSSHRDPTQFKDPDCFNPTNFLDDKGEFQTNDAFMPFAPGKRMCLGAGLARSEIFLFFTAILQRFCLLPVGNPANIDLSPQCTGLGNIPPAFQLRLVAR; from the exons ATGATGTTCAccgcgctgctgctgctgctgctgctgctcctgctgctggccCTAGCCAGGCGGAGTTGGGGTGCCCAGGGCACTCGGACTCAGGGGGCCCTACCCCCGGGGCCGACGCCTCTCCCACTGCTTGGGAACTTGCTGCAGCTGGAGTCTCGACGCCTGGACCGTGCGCTCATGGAG CTCTCTGGCCGCTGGGGCCCAGTGTTCACCGTGCGGCTGGGCCCGCGCCCTGCAGTGGTGCTGTGCGGCTACTCGGCGCTGCGGGACGCACTAGTGCTGCAGGCGGACGCCTTCTCCGGCCGCGGGGCCATGGCGGTCTTCGAGCGCTTCACTCACGGAAACG gcatCGTGTTTTCCAACGGGCTGCGCTGGCGGACGCTGCGCAATTTTGCTCTGGGAGCACTTAAGGAGTTCGGACTGGGAACGCGGACCATAGAGGAGCGCATCCTGGAGGAGGCGGCTTGTCTGCTTGGCGAATTTCAAGCCACCACTG GAGCACCGTTCGACCCCCGGCGGCTACTAGGTAATGCTGTATCTAACGTTATCTGTTCCGTGGTCTTTGGGAACCGCTATGGCTATGAGGACCCAGAGTTCCAGAGACTCCTGGACCTCTTCAATGACAACTTCCGCATCATGAGTTCCAGATGGGGCGAG ATGTACAACGTTTTCCCCACCCTCCTTGACTGGCTCCCGGGCCCACACCACCGAATCTTTCAAAACTTCACGGAACTTCGTGTCTTCATCTCTGAGCAAATCCAGCGGCACCAGCAGACGCGACAGCCTGGGAAGCCCCGCGATTTCATCGACTGTTTCCTCGATCAGATGGATAAG GAGCAGAATGACCCTGAGAGCCATTTCCAGGAAGAGACGCTGGTAATGACGACGCACAACCTTTTCTTCGGTGGCACAGAGACCACGAGCACCACTCTGCGCTACGGGCTCCTCATTCTGCTTAAGTACCCAGAGGTGGCAG ccAAAGTGCAGGCGGAGCTGGATGCTGTGGTAGGTCAGTCGCGCACCCCAAGGCTGGGGGACCGTGAGCACCTGCCCTACACCAACGCTGTGCTGCATGAGATTCAGCGCTTCATCAGTGTGCTGCCATTGGGGCTGCCACGTGCCCTCACGCGTGACACCCACCTGCATGGCTACTTCCTGCCCAAG GGTACCTTTGTgattcctctgcttgtgtcttcaCATCGGGACCCCACCCAATTCAAAGACCCAGACTGCTTCAACCCCACGAATTTCCTGGACGACAAGGGCGAGTTTCAGACCAATGATGCCTTCATGCCCTTTGCCCCAG GAAAGAGGATGTGCCTGGGAGCAGGCCTGGCGCGATCGGAGATCTTCCTCTTCTTTACCGCCATCCTGCAGCGGTTCTGTTTGCTCCCAGTGGGGAACCCTGCCAACATCGACCTGAGCCCACAGTGCACTGGCCTGGGCAACATCCCCCCAGCCTTCCAGCTCCGTCTGGTGGCCCGCTGA
- the LOC140605087 gene encoding cytochrome P450 2F2-like isoform X1 — protein MMFTALLLLLLLLLLLALARRSWGAQGTRTQGALPPGPTPLPLLGNLLQLESRRLDRALMELSGRWGPVFTVRLGPRPAVVLCGYSALRDALVLQADAFSGRGAMAVFERFTHGNGIVFSNGLRWRTLRNFALGALKEFGLGTRTIEERILEEAACLLGEFQATTGAPFDPRRLLGNAVSNVICSVVFGNRYGYEDPEFQRLLDLFNDNFRIMSSRWGEMYNVFPTLLDWLPGPHHRIFQNFTELRVFISEQIQRHQQTRQPGKPRDFIDCFLDQMDKEQNDPESHFQEETLVMTTHNLFFGGTETTSTTLRYGLLILLKYPEVAAKVQAELDAVVGQSRTPRLGDREHLPYTNAVLHEIQRFISVLPLGLPRALTRDTHLHGYFLPKGTFVIPLLVSSHRDPTQFKDPDCFNPTNFLDDKGEFQTNDAFMPFAPGLGQEGGDKAGQAPGCLVPTLHPCVLRKEDVPGSRPGAIGDLPLLYRHPAAVLFAPSGEPCQHRPEPTVHWPGQHPPSLPAPSGGPLRAGLAALCSLAPRPPYPVWSIKALNCRWTGLLTSKWKQENQRIAALR, from the exons ATGATGTTCAccgcgctgctgctgctgctgctgctgctcctgctgctggccCTAGCCAGGCGGAGTTGGGGTGCCCAGGGCACTCGGACTCAGGGGGCCCTACCCCCGGGGCCGACGCCTCTCCCACTGCTTGGGAACTTGCTGCAGCTGGAGTCTCGACGCCTGGACCGTGCGCTCATGGAG CTCTCTGGCCGCTGGGGCCCAGTGTTCACCGTGCGGCTGGGCCCGCGCCCTGCAGTGGTGCTGTGCGGCTACTCGGCGCTGCGGGACGCACTAGTGCTGCAGGCGGACGCCTTCTCCGGCCGCGGGGCCATGGCGGTCTTCGAGCGCTTCACTCACGGAAACG gcatCGTGTTTTCCAACGGGCTGCGCTGGCGGACGCTGCGCAATTTTGCTCTGGGAGCACTTAAGGAGTTCGGACTGGGAACGCGGACCATAGAGGAGCGCATCCTGGAGGAGGCGGCTTGTCTGCTTGGCGAATTTCAAGCCACCACTG GAGCACCGTTCGACCCCCGGCGGCTACTAGGTAATGCTGTATCTAACGTTATCTGTTCCGTGGTCTTTGGGAACCGCTATGGCTATGAGGACCCAGAGTTCCAGAGACTCCTGGACCTCTTCAATGACAACTTCCGCATCATGAGTTCCAGATGGGGCGAG ATGTACAACGTTTTCCCCACCCTCCTTGACTGGCTCCCGGGCCCACACCACCGAATCTTTCAAAACTTCACGGAACTTCGTGTCTTCATCTCTGAGCAAATCCAGCGGCACCAGCAGACGCGACAGCCTGGGAAGCCCCGCGATTTCATCGACTGTTTCCTCGATCAGATGGATAAG GAGCAGAATGACCCTGAGAGCCATTTCCAGGAAGAGACGCTGGTAATGACGACGCACAACCTTTTCTTCGGTGGCACAGAGACCACGAGCACCACTCTGCGCTACGGGCTCCTCATTCTGCTTAAGTACCCAGAGGTGGCAG ccAAAGTGCAGGCGGAGCTGGATGCTGTGGTAGGTCAGTCGCGCACCCCAAGGCTGGGGGACCGTGAGCACCTGCCCTACACCAACGCTGTGCTGCATGAGATTCAGCGCTTCATCAGTGTGCTGCCATTGGGGCTGCCACGTGCCCTCACGCGTGACACCCACCTGCATGGCTACTTCCTGCCCAAG GGTACCTTTGTgattcctctgcttgtgtcttcaCATCGGGACCCCACCCAATTCAAAGACCCAGACTGCTTCAACCCCACGAATTTCCTGGACGACAAGGGCGAGTTTCAGACCAATGATGCCTTCATGCCCTTTGCCCCAGGTCtgggccaggagggaggggacaAGGCTGGGCAGGCCCCAGGGTGCCTGGTTCCCACCCTGCATCCCTGTGTCCTCAGGAAAGAGGATGTGCCTGGGAGCAGGCCTGGCGCGATCGGAGATCTTCCTCTTCTTTACCGCCATCCTGCAGCGGTTCTGTTTGCTCCCAGTGGGGAACCCTGCCAACATCGACCTGAGCCCACAGTGCACTGGCCTGGGCAACATCCCCCCAGCCTTCCAGCTCCGTCTGGTGGCCCGCTGAGGGCAGGCTTAGCTGCCCTCTGTTCACTGGCTCCCAGACCTCCTTACCCCGTCTGGTCAATAAAGGCCCTTAACTGCAGATGGACGGGTCTCCTTACCAGTAAGTGGAAGCAGGAGAATCAGAGGATTGCAGCTCTGAggtaa
- the LOC140605087 gene encoding cytochrome P450 2F2-like isoform X2, with translation MMFTALLLLLLLLLLLALARRSWGAQGTRTQGALPPGPTPLPLLGNLLQLESRRLDRALMELSGRWGPVFTVRLGPRPAVVLCGYSALRDALVLQADAFSGRGAMAVFERFTHGNGAPFDPRRLLGNAVSNVICSVVFGNRYGYEDPEFQRLLDLFNDNFRIMSSRWGEMYNVFPTLLDWLPGPHHRIFQNFTELRVFISEQIQRHQQTRQPGKPRDFIDCFLDQMDKEQNDPESHFQEETLVMTTHNLFFGGTETTSTTLRYGLLILLKYPEVAAKVQAELDAVVGQSRTPRLGDREHLPYTNAVLHEIQRFISVLPLGLPRALTRDTHLHGYFLPKGTFVIPLLVSSHRDPTQFKDPDCFNPTNFLDDKGEFQTNDAFMPFAPGLGQEGGDKAGQAPGCLVPTLHPCVLRKEDVPGSRPGAIGDLPLLYRHPAAVLFAPSGEPCQHRPEPTVHWPGQHPPSLPAPSGGPLRAGLAALCSLAPRPPYPVWSIKALNCRWTGLLTSKWKQENQRIAALR, from the exons ATGATGTTCAccgcgctgctgctgctgctgctgctgctcctgctgctggccCTAGCCAGGCGGAGTTGGGGTGCCCAGGGCACTCGGACTCAGGGGGCCCTACCCCCGGGGCCGACGCCTCTCCCACTGCTTGGGAACTTGCTGCAGCTGGAGTCTCGACGCCTGGACCGTGCGCTCATGGAG CTCTCTGGCCGCTGGGGCCCAGTGTTCACCGTGCGGCTGGGCCCGCGCCCTGCAGTGGTGCTGTGCGGCTACTCGGCGCTGCGGGACGCACTAGTGCTGCAGGCGGACGCCTTCTCCGGCCGCGGGGCCATGGCGGTCTTCGAGCGCTTCACTCACGGAAACG GAGCACCGTTCGACCCCCGGCGGCTACTAGGTAATGCTGTATCTAACGTTATCTGTTCCGTGGTCTTTGGGAACCGCTATGGCTATGAGGACCCAGAGTTCCAGAGACTCCTGGACCTCTTCAATGACAACTTCCGCATCATGAGTTCCAGATGGGGCGAG ATGTACAACGTTTTCCCCACCCTCCTTGACTGGCTCCCGGGCCCACACCACCGAATCTTTCAAAACTTCACGGAACTTCGTGTCTTCATCTCTGAGCAAATCCAGCGGCACCAGCAGACGCGACAGCCTGGGAAGCCCCGCGATTTCATCGACTGTTTCCTCGATCAGATGGATAAG GAGCAGAATGACCCTGAGAGCCATTTCCAGGAAGAGACGCTGGTAATGACGACGCACAACCTTTTCTTCGGTGGCACAGAGACCACGAGCACCACTCTGCGCTACGGGCTCCTCATTCTGCTTAAGTACCCAGAGGTGGCAG ccAAAGTGCAGGCGGAGCTGGATGCTGTGGTAGGTCAGTCGCGCACCCCAAGGCTGGGGGACCGTGAGCACCTGCCCTACACCAACGCTGTGCTGCATGAGATTCAGCGCTTCATCAGTGTGCTGCCATTGGGGCTGCCACGTGCCCTCACGCGTGACACCCACCTGCATGGCTACTTCCTGCCCAAG GGTACCTTTGTgattcctctgcttgtgtcttcaCATCGGGACCCCACCCAATTCAAAGACCCAGACTGCTTCAACCCCACGAATTTCCTGGACGACAAGGGCGAGTTTCAGACCAATGATGCCTTCATGCCCTTTGCCCCAGGTCtgggccaggagggaggggacaAGGCTGGGCAGGCCCCAGGGTGCCTGGTTCCCACCCTGCATCCCTGTGTCCTCAGGAAAGAGGATGTGCCTGGGAGCAGGCCTGGCGCGATCGGAGATCTTCCTCTTCTTTACCGCCATCCTGCAGCGGTTCTGTTTGCTCCCAGTGGGGAACCCTGCCAACATCGACCTGAGCCCACAGTGCACTGGCCTGGGCAACATCCCCCCAGCCTTCCAGCTCCGTCTGGTGGCCCGCTGAGGGCAGGCTTAGCTGCCCTCTGTTCACTGGCTCCCAGACCTCCTTACCCCGTCTGGTCAATAAAGGCCCTTAACTGCAGATGGACGGGTCTCCTTACCAGTAAGTGGAAGCAGGAGAATCAGAGGATTGCAGCTCTGAggtaa